In Gemmobacter sp., the sequence AGTTCCTCCCGGGCGGATGCGATCTCGGCTTCGGTCGCGCGCCCCTCGCTCAGCGAACACATCATGTCCCAGGCGCGGCCGATGATGCGGCCGGTCCGCCCCTCCTTCTTGGGGGCGAAGGTAAAGGCGATGAAGGAAAATTCATGCGTCGGCGTGGTGATCGAATAGATCATCGTGCCGACGCCATCCTTGCCGACATCCAGCCGTTCCAGCCGGATCCGCCAGCGTTCGCGCGTCATCCTGGCAATCATGGCGCGGGTGCCGCTAAGCGCGCCGGGCTGCATCGCTGCCAGGCTGGCAGGCTGCATCACCCGGGCCGCAGGGCGCAGGGACAGGACGGACATGTTCAGGCGGTGCCTCCCATAAAGACGGAACTCAGCCGGGCGGCCGCCTGTTTCAGCGGGCCGAGCGACTGGTCGAGTTGGTAGCGTTGTTCAGGAATGACGAGCGAGAGCGCCCCCATGCAGCGGCCGCCCGCGCCGAACACCGGCGCGGCAATGCCGGTGACGCCGCTGTTGGAATAGCCGCTGGACAGCGCGTAGCCGTCGGATTTCGCAGCGGCGACGATGGCGGGGTCGGGCATGGTTTCGCCGCTGGCAGCCAGCTGGGCCAGTTCCGGCGCGCTGGCAAAGGCCACCAGAACCCGCCCCGATGCCGACCCCGCCAGCGACATGTAGCTGCCGATCTTCTGTTCGGCGCGCAGCAGCAGGTTGGTTTCTACCCGCGCCACGATGCAGGGCCGCCCCTGATCCAGCACCGCCAGCGACACGGTTTCGCCAGTGGTCTGCATCAGATCGGCCATCACGCCTTCAGCCCGCGGGCCGATGCCGGCTTGCCGCATCGCCGCATGGGCCAGTCGCGCCGGATACAGGCTGATCCGGTAACGCTGGTCGCCGTCCAGGTCCAGGAACCCTGCCTCGACCAGGGTCAGCAGCCGTTGATAGGCGGTCGCCCGGCCCAGCCCGCTGCGCTGCACCACTTCGGCCAGGCGCAGGGGGCGGTCGCTGTCGGCCACGATCCGCAGCAGATCCAGCGTGTGCAGAACGGTCGACAGCGCGCGAACGCCGGTAGAGGCGGTGGGATTTTCCATCTTGACCTTTGTATTCATATAGAATACGATGTATCTGATAAATATATATTCACGGGGTGCATGATTCTGTCAAGCGTCCCTGTGCTGCGTTTGGCGGGGCTTGTGATGCCTGCGGGATTGACAAGTGCGGGCGGTCGGGCAAATCCCGGATCATCCCGGCCCGGAAAGGCGGCACAGCATGACCGACCCCGCATTCGACATTGGCGCCCGCCTGCTGGCGATGCGCCGGGCCGCCGGCCTGTCCCAGCGTCAGCTGGCCGAACGCGCCGGGGTGCCGCATGCGCAGATCTCGATTGTCGAGACCAACCGCTCCAGCCCCTCGGTGGCGACGTTGCGCAAAATACTAAGCGGTTTGAACCTGACGCTGGCCGATTTCTTTGATCCTGAAAGGACCGCGCCCGAAGGACCGTTCTTTGACGAAGGCGATCTGGTGGATCTGACGTCCAAGCTGTCGGTCTCTGGCGCCCAGGATGCGACGGGGGGCTTTTCCTTTCGCCAGATCGGCGATGCGCGAAAACACAACCTGCAAATCTTGCACGAAGTGTATCAGCCGGGTGCCGATACCGGCGAAACGCGGTTGGAGCATTTTTCCAACGAAGGCGGCTATGTGATCGAAGGCGCGCTGGAGGTGACGGTGGGCGATCAGGTGCGCGTGCTGCTGCCGGGGCAGTCCTACCTGTTCGACAGCCGCATCCCCCACCGCTTTCGCAACGTGCATCCGGGGCGCACGGTGGTGATTTCGGCCTGCACGCCGCCTTATCTGTAGGCTGCTCAAAATTATTAACAAAGATCTTGCCTGAACTCCCGTCCGGGGGCATCTTCCGCGCCACACCGACTCGGGGGAGCCAGTCATGTCATCGAATGCCGCACTTGAAACCCGCCGCAAAGCCGCCGTTGCCCGGGGCGCTGCCGGGAAATCGGTCTATGTCGCCCGCGCCGAAAACGCCGAACTCTGGGATGTCGAGGGCAAGCGCTACATCGACATGACCGTCGGCATCGGGGTGAACAACACCGGCCACCGCCACCCCCGCGTCATCGCTGCGGTCGAGGCGCAGCTGCGCGACTTCACCCATACCTGTTTCCACGTCGGCCCGTTCGAAGGCTATGTCCGCCTGTGCGAACGGCTGAACGCCATGGTCGATACCGGTTCTGAAAACCGCACCCTGCTGGTGACCACCGGGGCCGAGGCGGTGGAGAACGCGGTCAAGATCGCCCGCGCGGCGACCGGGCGCTATGGCGTGATCTCGTTCGGGGGCGGTTTCCATGGCCGCACCTCGATGGGCATGGCGCTGACCGGCAAGGTGGCGCCCTACAAGCGCGGTTTCGGCCCCGGGCCGGCCGGCATTTTCCATGCGCCGTTCCCGAACGCCTATCACGGCGTCTCGGTGGACGAGGCGCTGCGGGGCCTGGACAACGTGCTGCACGCCGACATCGCGCCGGAGGAGGTCGCCGCCCTGCTGATCGAGCCGGTGCAGGGCGAAGGTGGTTTCAACGTGACGCCGCCCGAATTCCTGCAAGCCTTGCGCAAGCTGGCGGACGACCATGGCATCGTGCTGATCCTGGACGAGGTGCAGGCCGGCATGGCGCGCACCGGGCGGATGCTGGCGGTGGAACACAGCGGCATCCGGCCCGATCTGGTGACGATGGCCAAGGGGCTGGGCGGCGGGTTCCCGATTGCCGCCGTCACCGGGCGGGCCGACATCATGGACGGGCCGTCGGGCGGTGGTCTGGGCGGCACCTATGCCGGCAACCCGCTGGCGGTGGCGGCGGCCAATGCCGTGCTGGACGTGATTGCCGACGAAGGGCTGATGGCCCGCGCCACCGCCATCGGCGCCACCATCCGCGCCCGGCTGGAAAAGATCGCCGCCACCAATGCCGGGGCGGGCATCGGCAATATCCGCGGCCTTGGCGCGATGATCGCGATGGAACTGGTCACCGACCGCGACAGCCACGCCCCCGACGCGGGCCTTGCCACCCGCATCGTGGCCGAGGCGGAAAAGCGCGGGCTGCTGCTGCTGACCTGTGGCACCCGCTACAACGTGGTCCGCATGCTGCCGCCGTTGACCATGCCCGATGCGATCCTGTCAGAGGCGCTGGACATTCTGGACCAGTCGGTTACCGCCGCGGTCGGCGCTGCCTGAGGAGAACCGCATGTCCACCTATCCCGATACCCTGCTGCTGATCGATGGCGTCTGGCGCGCTTCGTCCGACGGCCGGACGATCCCCGTCATCAACCCCGCCACCGAAGAGGTGATCGGCCAGGTCTCGCATGCCAGCACCTCGGATCTGGATGCGGCGCTGGAGGCTGCGGCGCGCGGGTTCATCGTGTGGAAGGCCGTTTCGGCGCTGGAACGCAGCAAGCTGATGCGCCGCGCCGCCGATCTGATGCGCGAACGGGCCGAGGCGATTGCGCCCGTGATGACGATGGAACAGGGCAAGCCGCTGGCGCAAAGCCGGATGGAACTGCTGGGCGCGGCCGATACCATCGACTGGTTCGCCGAACAGGGCCGCCGCACCTATGGCCAGGTCATCCCGGCGCGCGCGGCGGGCGTGTTGCAGATCACCATCAAGGATCCGGTCGGGCCGGTCGCGGCCTTTACGCCGTGGAACTTCCCGGTCAACCAGGTGGTGCGCAAGCTGTCGGCGGCGCTTTGCACTGGCTGTTCCATCATCGTGAAGGCGCCCGAGGAAACCCCGGCCTCGCCTGCCGCGCTGATCCGCTGCTTTACCGATGCCGGCATTCCGGCCGGCGTGGTCAACCTGGTGTTCGGCGTGCCGGCCGAGATCTCGGGATACCTGATCCCGCATCCGGTGATCCGCAAGATCAGCTTCACCGGGTCCACCCCCATCGGCAAGCATCTGGCGGGCCTTGCCGGCCTGCACATGAAGCGCGCCACGATGGAACTGGGCGGCCATGCCCCGGTGATGGTGTTCGACGATGCCGATATTGATCAGGCGGTGTCGCTGATGGCCATGCACAAGTTCCGCAATGCGGGGCAGGTCTGCGTCTCGCCCACGCGGTTCCTGGTGCAGGATGGCGTCGCCGACCGTTTCCTGGACGGGTTCGCGGCGGCGGCGGCCAAGCTGCGCGTGGGCAATGGCATGGATCCGGCATCCGACATGGGCCCGCTGGCCAACGAACGCCGCATCCCGGCGATCGAGCGGATGGTGGAGGATGCGGTGGCCAAGGGTGGCCGCATCGTCACCGGCGGGCGGCGGATCGGCAACAAGGGCTGGTTCTATGAACCCACCATCCTGGCCGACGTTCCCGCCACCGCGGCGATCATGAATGACGAACCCTTCGGCCCGGTCGCCGTGGTCAACCGCGTGCAGGGTGTCGATGATGCGCTGGCCGAGGCGAACCGCCTGCCGTTCGGGCTGGCCGCCTATGCGTTCACCGGCTCGTCCGCCACCTCGCACCGGCTGCGCGCCGAAACGCGGGCCGGGATGCTGTCGGTCAACCATCTTGGGCTTGCGCTGCCCGAGGTGCCGTTCGGCGGCCTGGGCGACAGCGGTTATGGCACCGAAGGCGGGTCCGAGGCGGTCGAGGCCTATCTGGATACCCGGTTCGTGACGCAGATGCTGTAAGGCGCCTGCCTTGAATTTGTGCAGGGCGCCCAGGCTGTGGGCGCCCTGCATGGTAAACCTGCGCGGCGGCGGCCCCGGATCATCGGGGCATGGACGAAGGGGGTCGGTCTGTCGTTCAGACAGGGCAGGGCACCCCGATGAAAACCGCACTGACCATCATCATCGTCGAACAGGACCGCGACCGCGCCATGATGATCGTGGACGCGCTGCGCGAGTTTGGCGAACATGACCTGCATGTCATCGGGTCGGGCAGCGGCCTTGCCCGGCGGGTCGCGGACCTGCGCCCCGATCTGGTGCTGATCGACGCCGGCGATCCATCACGCGACGCGATGGAGGAACTGACCCTGGCCGCCGGCCCCCTGGAACGCCCGGTCGCCATGTTCGTCGACCGATCCGATCAGGGCCTGACCCGCGCCGCGATCGAGGCTGGCGTTTCCGCCTATGTCGTGGACGGGCTGAAGGGCGACCGGATCCGCCCCATTCTGGATGCCGCCATCGCGCGGTTCCATGTGTTCCAGCGCATGCGCAGCGAACTGGCCGCGACCAAGGCCGCGCTGGAGGAACGCAAGCTGATCGACCGCGCCAAGGGCCTGCTGATGCGCGCCAAGGGTATCAGCGAGGAAGATGCCTATGCCCTGCTGCGCAAGACCGCGATGGATCAGGGCAAGCGGCTGGCCGATCTGGCACAGGCGCTGGTCACGGCGGCGGATTTGCTGAAATGACGGTGGACCTGTCCCTTGGCTTCGTGCCGCTGCTGGATGCCGCGCCGCTGATCGTGGCGGCGGAACTGGGCTTTGCCGAACAAGAGGGGCTGGCGCTGCACCTGCACCGCGCCGCCAGCTGGTCGCAGCTGCGCGACATGCTGGACATGGGCGCGGTGGATGCGGCGCATATGCTGTCGGTCATGCCGGTGGCCCGCGCGCTGGGCCTTGGGGGCGGGCAGGGGCGGCTGGATGTGCTGATGGTGCTGTCCATGAACGGGCAGGTCGTCGGTCTGTCGCAGGAACTGGCGGGGGTGGCCGATGGCCTGCCCTTTGGCGATCCGGCGGTGGCGGGCGCGTTGGCGGCAACGGGGCGGGCCCTTCGGTTTGGCGTGCCGTTCCCGTTTTCCATGCATGCGCTGCTGCTGCATTACTGGCTGTCGCGCATGGCGCCGGGACTGGCGTTTTCGCTGCATTCCGTCCCGCCGCCCCGCATGGCCGAGGCGTTGCAGGCCGGCGAGATCGACGGTTTCTGCGTGGGCGAACCCTGGGGCACCCGCGCGGTGCAGGTGGCCGGTGCCCGTCTGGTGCTGCCCGGCGCCGCGATCTGGAGCCAGTCGCCCGAAAAGGTGCTGGCCGCCCGCCATGGCTGGGCCGAGGCGCAGCCCGAAATTGCCGCCGCCCTGCTGCGCGCGGTCTGGCGCGCCGGGATGTGGGCCGCCGACCCCGACAATCGCACCACGCTGGCCGAACTGCTGGCGCTGCCGCGCAATCTGGATACCTCGTCGCTGCATATCGAACCGGCGTTGCGCGGCCGTGTCCTGCCTACGGCGCGCGGGGCCGAGGTCGAGGTGGCACAACTGCTGGCCTTTCACGAAGGGCTGGCGAACTTCCCATGGCGCAGTCAGGCGGGCTGGATCGGGGCGGAACTGGCGGCGGCCCATGGCCTGGAACCGGCATCCGCGATGGGGGCCGCGCGGGCGACCTTTCGCAGTGATCTGTATCGGCGTCTGATGGCGGGGGCCGGCGTTCCGC encodes:
- a CDS encoding cupin domain-containing protein; translation: MTDPAFDIGARLLAMRRAAGLSQRQLAERAGVPHAQISIVETNRSSPSVATLRKILSGLNLTLADFFDPERTAPEGPFFDEGDLVDLTSKLSVSGAQDATGGFSFRQIGDARKHNLQILHEVYQPGADTGETRLEHFSNEGGYVIEGALEVTVGDQVRVLLPGQSYLFDSRIPHRFRNVHPGRTVVISACTPPYL
- a CDS encoding ANTAR domain-containing response regulator — its product is MKTALTIIIVEQDRDRAMMIVDALREFGEHDLHVIGSGSGLARRVADLRPDLVLIDAGDPSRDAMEELTLAAGPLERPVAMFVDRSDQGLTRAAIEAGVSAYVVDGLKGDRIRPILDAAIARFHVFQRMRSELAATKAALEERKLIDRAKGLLMRAKGISEEDAYALLRKTAMDQGKRLADLAQALVTAADLLK
- a CDS encoding CmpA/NrtA family ABC transporter substrate-binding protein, with translation MTVDLSLGFVPLLDAAPLIVAAELGFAEQEGLALHLHRAASWSQLRDMLDMGAVDAAHMLSVMPVARALGLGGGQGRLDVLMVLSMNGQVVGLSQELAGVADGLPFGDPAVAGALAATGRALRFGVPFPFSMHALLLHYWLSRMAPGLAFSLHSVPPPRMAEALQAGEIDGFCVGEPWGTRAVQVAGARLVLPGAAIWSQSPEKVLAARHGWAEAQPEIAAALLRAVWRAGMWAADPDNRTTLAELLALPRNLDTSSLHIEPALRGRVLPTARGAEVEVAQLLAFHEGLANFPWRSQAGWIGAELAAAHGLEPASAMGAARATFRSDLYRRLMAGAGVPLPRASDKAEGALAAAESVPGVKGGLTLARNRFFDGAIFDPLLVG
- a CDS encoding IclR family transcriptional regulator, whose amino-acid sequence is MENPTASTGVRALSTVLHTLDLLRIVADSDRPLRLAEVVQRSGLGRATAYQRLLTLVEAGFLDLDGDQRYRISLYPARLAHAAMRQAGIGPRAEGVMADLMQTTGETVSLAVLDQGRPCIVARVETNLLLRAEQKIGSYMSLAGSASGRVLVAFASAPELAQLAASGETMPDPAIVAAAKSDGYALSSGYSNSGVTGIAAPVFGAGGRCMGALSLVIPEQRYQLDQSLGPLKQAAARLSSVFMGGTA
- a CDS encoding NAD-dependent succinate-semialdehyde dehydrogenase; the protein is MSTYPDTLLLIDGVWRASSDGRTIPVINPATEEVIGQVSHASTSDLDAALEAAARGFIVWKAVSALERSKLMRRAADLMRERAEAIAPVMTMEQGKPLAQSRMELLGAADTIDWFAEQGRRTYGQVIPARAAGVLQITIKDPVGPVAAFTPWNFPVNQVVRKLSAALCTGCSIIVKAPEETPASPAALIRCFTDAGIPAGVVNLVFGVPAEISGYLIPHPVIRKISFTGSTPIGKHLAGLAGLHMKRATMELGGHAPVMVFDDADIDQAVSLMAMHKFRNAGQVCVSPTRFLVQDGVADRFLDGFAAAAAKLRVGNGMDPASDMGPLANERRIPAIERMVEDAVAKGGRIVTGGRRIGNKGWFYEPTILADVPATAAIMNDEPFGPVAVVNRVQGVDDALAEANRLPFGLAAYAFTGSSATSHRLRAETRAGMLSVNHLGLALPEVPFGGLGDSGYGTEGGSEAVEAYLDTRFVTQML
- the gabT gene encoding 4-aminobutyrate--2-oxoglutarate transaminase; its protein translation is MSSNAALETRRKAAVARGAAGKSVYVARAENAELWDVEGKRYIDMTVGIGVNNTGHRHPRVIAAVEAQLRDFTHTCFHVGPFEGYVRLCERLNAMVDTGSENRTLLVTTGAEAVENAVKIARAATGRYGVISFGGGFHGRTSMGMALTGKVAPYKRGFGPGPAGIFHAPFPNAYHGVSVDEALRGLDNVLHADIAPEEVAALLIEPVQGEGGFNVTPPEFLQALRKLADDHGIVLILDEVQAGMARTGRMLAVEHSGIRPDLVTMAKGLGGGFPIAAVTGRADIMDGPSGGGLGGTYAGNPLAVAAANAVLDVIADEGLMARATAIGATIRARLEKIAATNAGAGIGNIRGLGAMIAMELVTDRDSHAPDAGLATRIVAEAEKRGLLLLTCGTRYNVVRMLPPLTMPDAILSEALDILDQSVTAAVGAA